The genomic window CGCTATGGAAATGTTGTTTCAAAGGGCTTCCTTTCAGTTGATGATTTTGTTGACATGGCAAACCAAGTCCTAAATCGGAGAAAAAGTCGTGCAGGAAAAAGTCTAGAACATCATCTCGCAGCAATATTTGACGGAAACCATTTGCCTTTTGAAGAACAGGTAGTGACCGAAGGAAATAAAAGACCTGATTTCATATTTCCATCTAAAAAAGCATATCATGATTTGGCATATCCTACAAACAAACTGATTTCGCTTGCAGCAAAAACAACATGTAAAGATCGCTGGCGTCAGGTCATCAATGAAGCAGATCGACTGAAAGACGATTATAAATATCTGTGCACATTGCAACAAGGTATTTCTGTTGCTCAATTAAATGAAATGCAAGCAGAGAAGGTGAGGCTGATTGTCCCTAAACCATATATCAAGACTTATCCTGAAGAACGTCGCAATGATATTTGGCCGTTAGATAAGTTTATCGCATATGTGCGGGAATTGTTTGCTTGAGTTTTTTTGAAAAGTGAAGTGCGGCGTGTTTCTTTGCTTAATGGAAAAATGCATCTTTTTTTCACGCAGGAGCGTATAAATCAACTTATACGCCCCTCAATCAAAAAATAGGCAAAGAACCGCTTTTCGGTTATGTTTCGCCAGCCATTTTACTGCTCATTGCTCATAGCTCACTGCTCACGGCTATTTCTCGTGCCTCGTGCCTCGAACCCCGAGCCTCTATTGCATTCCCAATAACCTTTTGGTATATTTACACCATGTAACCGAACGGTTGCCGCCTGGCGTTATGCCAGCATTCTTTTATGGACATAACAAAAGAGGAAAAATGGCTCGCGAAATTCGAGAGACCCCGATTTTGTACGGCGAGGATGCTCGCCGGTTTCTAGCCCGTATGGAAGAGCGGCACCCGGAACCTCCGGAAGTTCGTGCCCAGCGCCTGCGGGATTACGAATTCATGAAAAAGGCTTACAAGCTGGGGATGGCCGAGAAGCGTGCCCGCGAAGCAGCCAACGGAGGTATCGACCCGTGCTTCGACAATGTGTAGATAGTTCCAATTACAGTTTTATTCGGCTGGAACCGAGTAATGCGATAAAAAATTTCAGGTCTATTTGTCATTGCGAGGGGTGGAACACCCCGAAGCAATCTCTGTCATGCATGTTATGAAACCGGCGGTATATATACTTTTCAATAAACCGCGCGGTGTTCTCTATACAGGTGTTACCAATGACTTGCCTAAAAGAATGGTTGAACATAAGCAAAGGCTTCATGGATTTACGGCCAAGTACAATGTGACGAAATTAGGACATTGCGAGTATTTTCAAGATATAAGGGATGCCATATTGCGTGAAAAGCAGATAAAGGCAGGCAATCGGAAAAAGAAAATAGAGCTAATTGAGTCGCAAAATCCCGAATGGAAGGATTTGTTTGAGAATGAATTTTGAATTTAGATTGGGATTGCTTCGCCTCTACGAGGCTCGCAATGACAATCCGGGAGCACGCCAACTTCCGTTTCCTTACTGTCGATGCCTACTTGAATGCAGTCCCGTTCTACGAGAAGAATGGTTTCCGCTTCATGAACGCCGTGGATAACGACCCGCATACGCGCCTCATGTACTACGACCTGATGAATCTTGTGTAGCGGTTGGTGGTTAATAGGCCCGAGCCTTGAGCGTGGAACCCCGAGCTCCGTGCCTTTTTTCTACATTTGCTCCTGTAAAACTTAAAAAAGGACAAAAATATGCGCGATCAGTTCGAAAGCCCGCTTATCAAGCGTTACGCCAGCAAGGAAATGAGTTTCATCTTCAGCCCGCAGTACAAGTTCCAGACTTGGCGCAAGCTGTGGATTTACCTCGCCGAATCCGAAATGGAACTCGGCCTCCCGATTACGCAGGAGCAGGTGGACGAACTGAAGGCCCACGAAAAGGACATCAACTTCGAAGTCGCCGAAGAAGAAGAAAAACGCCGCCGTCACGACGTGATGAGCCATGTTTACGCTTACGGCGTGCAGTGCCCGAAGGCCAAGGGCATCATCCATCTCGGTGCAACGTCTGCATTCGTGGGTGACAACACTGACCTTATCCAGATGCAGCAGGCGATGATTCTCGTGCGCAAGCGCCTTTGCCGCGTGATGGACAAGCTTTCCAAGTTTGCGATGGAATACAAGGACATGGCCCAGCTCGGTGCAACGCATTTCCAGGCCGCCCAGCTCACGACCGTGGGTAAGCGCGCTTGCCTCTGGCTCCAGGACATGCTCATCGACCTCGAAGAACTCAACTTCCTCATCGAAGTGCTTCCGTTCCGCGGAGTGAAGGGCACGACCGGTACGCAGGCCAGCTTCATGGATCTGTTCAACGGCGACGAAGAAAAGATTATGGAACTCGACCGCCGCGTGACTGCCAAGGCTGGCTTCAAGCGCGTGCTCACCATCACCGGTCAAACCTACACCCGTAAGTGGGACAACCGCGTGAACCAGGTGCTCAGCTCCATCGCTCAGAGCTTGCACAAGTTCGCTACCGACATGCGCCTCATGCAGGGCGTCAAGGAAGTGGAAGAACCGTTTGAAAAGACCCAGATCGGTTCCTCTGCCATGGCTTACAAGCGTAACCCGATGCGCAGCGAACGTATTTGCTCCCTCGCTCGTTTCGTGATGGCCCAGGTCAACAGCACCGCCTTCACTCAGGCGACGCAGTGGTTCGAACGTACGCTTGACGACAGTGCGAACAAGCGCTTGGCAATTCCTGAAGCATTCCTCGCTATGGATGCTATGCTCATTATCGCAGAAAACGTGACCAACGGCCTCGTCGTTTATCCGAAGGTCATCGAAAAGCGCATCATGGCGGAACTCCCGTTCATGGCTACCGAAAACATCATCATGGAAGGCGTGAAGAATGGCGGCGACCGTCAGGAACTCCACGAAGAAATCCGCGTGATGTCCATGGAAGCGGGCAAGGTCGTGAAGGAACAGGGCAAGGACAACGACTTGCTCGAACGCGTCTTGAAGAACGAAAAGTTCCAGAAGCTCGGCATCACCGAAGAAAAGCTCAAGGAAATCCTTGACCTCCGCAAGTTCGTGGGCCGCGCTCCTGGTCAGGTTGTGAAGTTTGTTTCTGAGGAAGTGCGTCCCGCTATCGAGGCTGTTCCGGATTGGAGCAATATCGACGCCGGTGAATTGAAAGTGTAATTTGACGTACAACTTAGTACGCCTTGCTATATGATACAAAAGCCCTTTTTTAGGGCTTTTTTCGTGCATTGAATCACTCGGTATCGTTTTCTTTAAGCCCTTTTGACCCGCTTTGCGCAGATATACTTATATTGAGCGTATAAGGAGAATGATTATGGACATCCGGAAAAGCAAGGTCGAAAAGAATCGCGAATGGTCGGCCAATACACAAAAGGTGTTGGCTTCGTTTTTGGGGGTATCAGCGATTTCGATGTTTGCTGCGTGTGATTTGGCGACCTCTGGCGATGTTACTGCTCCAGATTCATCGGATAGCACTTATGTGCCATCTGGTGATGTCGCCGATCCGGATGAAATAAGGCTGTCTTCTTCATCTCCATCTCCGGAGTCTTCATCTTCGTCTCCATCTTCGGTGTCTTCTTCTCAGCCCCGTTCTTCGTCGAGCCTCGGACCTGTCGGCGTTTCGTCAAGCAGTTTCTATCCGCCCTTGGCGGGGATTGTGATGCCTGAATCGTCGTCTAGCAGTTATCCCGTGGATACGCTTGAAATTACCTCCGGCGAAATCGTTCCACCGATGGAATCATCTTCGTCTTCATTGCCGTATTACGCCAACTCTTCCAGTGGTATCCTGGTGGAACTCTCTTCTAGCAGTTTCGTAACTCCTCCGCAATCTTCCAGCAGCGAAGAACCAGGGCCTTTGGCCGGTATCCCGGAATTGTCCTCCAGTAGCAGCGAGCCCGAACCTTTGCCTGGCGACCCGATTGAACCACCGGAGCCGCTGAGTGGCGACGTTGCTGATCCGGATCCTGTAATTCGCATTGACGACCCGAAAGACTGATGAATCTCGTTCTTTCCCTCACGGAGCGGTGTAACCTGCGCTGCACCTACTGCTATTACAAGGTGAGCCACGAGGCCCGTTCTTTGGTGATGTCCAATGAAATTATGGAGGCCGCCATCAGGCTCGCTTTTGAACGGACGTTGTTTCTTGGGCAGCGTTTTTTGAACATCACGTTTTTTGGCGGAGAACCGCTTCTTTGCATGGATTCTGTCCGTAGGGGAGTGGAGTTCGCCAAGAGTCTTGTCGCCGGGCGTTTCGGGGATGAATTCGTTGTGGGCGTGGGTGCCGCTGAAAAATCCTCGCCTAAGTTTCGCCTGCGTTTTGCGGTGAACACGAACGGTACATTGTTAGACGATTCCATCATTGAATATCTGAAACGCGAAAATTTCCGCATATACCTTTCGCTTGATGGCCCTGAAGCACATCATAATATTTGCCGCAAGCAGGTGGGCGGGGCGGGCTCCTTCAAGCTTATTGAACCGCACATTCCCGCATTGCGCAAACTCGACACGGTCGTGCTTTCGGTGGTGACCCGCGAGAATATGCGTTCGCTTTCGGATGCGGTGCGCTGGATACAGGCTCAGGGTTTAAGGAACATGACCGCCGCCGTGGATTTTGACGGCAAGTGGACAGGGGAGGAATTCGACGTTCTTGCGGCTGAATATGTGAAAATGGCCGGATTCTGGATGGAACTCAAACGCAAAAAAGTGCCATTTTACCTGGGGACGATTCAGGATAAGCTGAAATTCCGCCTGACGGGGCAACGTCACCGTACATCGAGTTGCCATGTGGCCGAAGGCATTGTCGCCTGTGCTGCGAATGGTAACCTTTTCCCCTGTACGCGGTTTATCTCCAGCAAAAAAGATGCTCCCTATATCATGGGCAACGTTTACGACGATCCGGCGAAAATTTTTGGCGGGGCCGTCGCCCAAGACGTCCGCGATTTCTTTGACCGCGACAAGGAAGACTGCAAGGGTTGCGCCCTGCGGTTCCGTTGCCATGCACACGAATGTGCCTGTACTTCGTTCTACTCCACGGGCAATATTCACGAGGTTTCCCCCGAGGTTTGCACACACGAACGTATGCTCGCCGCGATATGCGACGATGCCGTGTCAGAACTTACAGATGTTTCAGGAAATAATTAATTTCCACCCAATCCAATCCGATTCAATTTTATGGCTTGAACGGCGGGATGTAATCATCATCGTCTTTTTTATTTTCTGTCTTTGCCATAAGACACTCCTTTTTCACATACACAACAGAAATATAGATTCTTTGGTATGCCTTGGGGCGTGATTTACAGCGTCGTGTGATTTTGTTCACACGTTGTCGAAATGGAGCTAAAATGGCTAATTTAGGCCATAAAGGCGATTGTGGGCGAGGCAAACAGCGAGTTTCCCGTATTCTCGGACGAAATCTTCACGGGAAGGTGTGTCGCCGAGCGCTCTATAGAGCGCGCTCGAAAGCGTGCCGCGGGCAAGCATCTGTTCCATGATGTTGCGGGAGACTTCGGTGAGGTCGCCTTTCACTGCATCGAAGACATGCTTCCAGAGCTCACCGGCGGTGCATGAGCCTTCCATGCCGAACACGGCCAGAAATTCGGACCAGTCAATGACGGTGTCTTCGGCGTCGCGGGAAGTTTGCGTCAACATTTCCGAGAGTCTTGCCGTATCAAAGTCACGCAAGAATTCCCGGTATTCCTTCATGGTGTGCGGCGCTTTTCCGTTTGCGAGTTTGCCGCTCGCGATGGCCTTGAGCGTCGCGATTTCAAGTTCCACGATGGCGATGTCTGCGTTCGGGCATTCCTGAATGTCCACAAGCCGGATTTCGATGGCACCGCGGTCAAAACGCGCGATGGCGCCCCGGCTGTTCAAGAAGAAATGGTTCAGCAGGTGCTCGGGGTCGTAGGGCGCAATGGCCTTCTTGACCTTGTCGAAAATCTGCGTATTGTACTCGTCGTAGGTGTACGCCTTTTCGGGAATTACGAGGCCTGCAATTTCGGGAACCTTGTCCTGGTTATGGCGGTAAACCTCGATTCGTGCGTCCTTGAAGCCCGTGTATTTGCTGTCGAGGTAGGGACTGCTCGCCGCGATGGCGGGGATGAGCGGCAACAATAGGCGGATGGCCGCATGGAGCTCGCCGAATTCGTCGTCGCCATCAAAAGAGAGATTTAGGTGCGTGCTCTGCAGGTTCGCCCAGCCGTGGCCCTTGCAGTTGAAGATGCGGTCGTACGTTTGGTAGATGTCGAGGCAATCGTACGGCCAGAGCTGCATTTCGGCCGGGTCCATGAAGGGGTGCGCGGCGCTGGGCAGCAGCATGGCGCCAATTTTCTCGAGTTTCTTGTTCGCGCGGCGAATCTCGTGGAAGAACCGCTTGCCGAGCCCGTCGAAGGTGGACTTGGGGTGCGCGCACTTGAATTCGAGCACGTGGCTCACGAGTTCGTTCGAAAGGCCGATATCGTCGTATTCCACGTCGGAAAGCTGGTTGCCGTCCTTGTCCTTGCCGAGCGGGATGTCGGCGCGGGGCAGCACCTGCAGCGTTTCGCGGTCCACGATCATGAATTCCATTTCGACGCCGAAGCGTTCCCAAATCTTGTAGTTAGTCATAATAGTAGGAAGTAGACAGTAGGAAGTGGTTAGTGATTAGTGGTTGGTGGTTAGGGCGTAGTGGCGTTCTCTCGTCTAATCCTCATGCTGATGTATCTTGTGTTGTGCGGCGTGCATGCGTTCCTCGATACGGCGACGCAGGCTCCTCATGATGGTAAGGTAGATTTTTTTCTTGCCGACCAAATCCTCGATACCGTGGTCGATACTCGGGTTGTCGTTCACCTCGATCACGACCGGGTGTCCGTGGATTTCCTTGAGGTCTACGCCGTAGAGCCCGTTACCGATAAGGCTTGCTACGCGGAGCGCCGTCTTCACGATGCCATGGGGCACGCTCTCGATGGGCAGGCAGTCCCACTTGCCGCAGGTGCCCTGCTTGTTTTTGCTGTCCCAGTTGTAGATTTGCCAATGGTTCTTGGCCATGTAGTACTTGCAGGCGTAAAGCGGCTTGCCGTCGAGGATTCCGATTCGCCAGTCAAAATCGGTGGGGGTAAATTCCTGCGCGATGAGCAAATCGCTGTGCTCGAACATCGTGTCAAGAATTTCTTCGAGTTCTTCCTTGTTGTTCGCTTTCTTGACGCCGAGGCTGAAACTCGAATCGGGCGTCTTGATGACCATGGGGAAGCCGAGCTCCTTTGCGAGCGTGTGGCGGTTCTCGCTATGCACGATAATCGTCTTGGGCGCGGGAATCTTGCCTACGGTCATGAGTTCTTGCAAATAAACTTTATTTGAACAACGCAAAATGCTGTCGGGGTCGTCGATGACGGCGATGCCTTCGCTCTGGGCGCGGCGCGCGAACGCGTAAGTGTGGTGGTTCACGTTCGTCGTCTCGCGGATGAATATGGCGTCGAATTCGCCTACGCGGTGGTAGTCCTTCTTGGTGATGAGCTCCACGCGGAATCCCGTATCTTGCGCAGCCTCGATGAAGTTATGGATGGCCTGCTTGTTGCTCGGCGGTTCCACTTCGTCGGGGTTCACGAGGATGCCGAGGTCGTACACGTAGTCTTCGCTCTTGGCGGAGGTGTAGCGCGTCTTCTCGAAGTACTCGATAGCGAACTGGTCCACCATCTCCTTGTGCGTCTCGGGAATTTCGTCGACGCTGATGGGGCGGATGCTCTGGATGAACCATTTTTGCTTGAACACGAACTTGGCGCGGAGCAGCGGGGCCTGGAAAATGCGGTAGAGTTCCTGCGAGAGCTCCAGGTATTGGGCGCTCACGTTCTGGCCGAAGTAGATGGAGAGCACGAATTCGGTGCCGGTCAGTTTGTGCAGGCTCTTCTGGATGAGTTCGTCGATGTCGTCGCTGATGATTTTCACGACGGCTGGGGCCTTGAAGTCGCGGATGTTCTTGACGTTTGGGATGACCTTGTGGCCGCGCGCTTCGGCAAGCAGGCTCACGTAGTAGCCCTTGCTCTGGTAGCTGTAGTCGCGGCACAGGTTAAAAACGCGCACGCTCCTTTGCGTGGTGAACTCCGGATTGGTGAGGTAGTCTTTCGCCGATACGATTTCGGCTTCGGGAATGTGGAATTTCCAGTGTTTTGGATTGTTTACGACAATTATTTTTTTCATGATGGTGCGCGTGTGGCGTGCCCGAGTGGGGTTGCGTCGCGCGTGCTATAACCTCTTTGGTTTATGCACGATAAAATTACGAAATAAAATCCCCCGTGGCTATATGAAACTGTGTTTTTTTAGCAATACCCAAAGACAAGAGTATTTCATTACTCCTTCACGATATCGTGTAGCAAGCGGGAAATTCATTCAGTCATTGAGAATGGATGTTGTCGTTGTGAGAATAGGAACTCCAAAAACGCCTTTTTTCTATCTTTTTCCCTGTTCAAATATACAAGTGATTCCATCACAGGATTATTAATTATGGCAATGCAAGACATGAATGATCAGGTGCAGGCTCGCCTCGCGAAGCTTGCGAAGTTCAAGGAAATGGGCATCGAGGCCTATCCGCACAAGTTCAACCGCACGCACGATTCCAAGACTCTCAAGGAAAACAAGGAAGCCCTGATGGCCAGCGGCGAGGAAGTCGCTTTTGCCGGCCGCGTGGTTCGTTTCAACCGCAAGGGAAAGATGTGCTTTATGCACCTGAAGGACCGCTATGGCCGCCTCCAGGTGGTTTGCGCCCGCGACGAGGTGGGCGAGGAGAACTACGAAATCGTCAAGATGACCGACCTCGGTGACTTTATCGGCGTGAACGGCTTCATGTTCGAGACGCAGACGGGCGAGTACTCCGTGCATGTGAAGAAGGTGACGATGCTCTCCAAGGCCGTGCGCCCGCTCCCGGTCGCCAAAGAAAAGGTTGACGAGAACGGCAACAAGGTCGTGTTCAACGAATTTGCCGACGTGGATACCCGCTACCGCCAGCGCTACATCGACATGGCGCTGAACGACGACGTGAAGGACGTGTTCATCAAACGCTTCAAGATTCTGCAGGCTATCCGCGAATACCTGATCGAGAAGGGCTTTATCGAGGTCGAGACCCCGACGCTCCAGCCGATTTACGGCGGCGCGAACGCCCGCCCGTTCACCACGCACCACAACGCCTGCGACATGACGCTCTATCTGCGCGTGGCTCCGGAACTCTACCTCAAGCGCTGCATTGTGGGCGGCATGGAAAAGGTGTTCGAGTTCAGCAAGAACTTCCGTAACGAAGGCATGGACCGCACGCACAGCCCGGAATTCACCGGCCTCGAGTTCTACGAAGCCTACGCCGACTACAACGACATGATGGTCCACTTCGAGAACATCTACGAACGCGCCTGCATTGCGGCGAACGGCACCACCAAGATTGACTACCAGGGGAAGGAAATCGACTTCAAGGCCCCGTGGCCCCGCTACAGCATGATCGAGGCCATCGAGAAGTTCGGCGGACTCAAGGTGAACGAGATGAGCGACGACGACATCAAGAACAAGATGGAAGAACTCGGCGGCCACCTCGACGGCGAATTCAGCCGCGGCCGCGGTATCCTCGAACTGTTCGAGCTCACCGTGGAAGACAAGCTCATCCAGCCGACCTTCATCAAGGACATGCCCACCGAAAGCACTCCGCTCTGCAAGAAGCACCGCACCATCGAAGGGCTCATCGAACAGTTCGAGCCGTACGCTAACGGATGGGAACTGGGTAACGCTTATACCGAACTTAACGACCCCATCCGTCAGCGTGAGCTCCTGGAAGACCAGGTGCGCCGCGGCCGCGGTGGCGAAGGCGAAACGCACCCGATGGACGAAAACTTCATGCACGCGATCGAATCCGGCCTGCCGCCTACCGGTGGCGTGGGCTTCGGCATCGACCGCATGGTCATGCTCCTCACGAACCAGCAGACCATCCGCGATGTGCAGTTGTTCCCGCTCATGAAACCGGAGAGCTGCTAGGCGAAGCCTAGCTGCTCTCAGTAGGAAGTAGACAGTAGACGGTAGGAAGTAAAAGCTTTTATGACTAATGGGTATAAAGATTTAGTTGTATGGCAACGGGCAATGGATGTTGCCGTTGAAGCCTATCGTCTTACTGGAAATTTTCCCAAAGAAGAGATGTATGGATTATCTTCTCAAATTCGTAGAGCTGCAGTGTCCATTGCTAGCAATATTGCGGAAGGAGAAGGTCGAAAGACAAATAAAGAGTTCTATCATTTTCTCGGTATAGCTCTTGGGTCTAAATCGGAACTTGAAACACAAATTATTTTGAGTGAACGAGTAAATCTTTTAAAAGAACCAGAAACAGTTTCGATAAAAAAGAATTTGGACAACATTGGAAAAATGATCACTGCTCTTAGGAGAAAATTGAAAAAAGTGGGTGTGGAATCGTAGATACTTCCTACTTCCTACTTCCTACTTCCTACTATTATGAAACTCGAACTTCTCATCGCCTGGCGCTACTTAGGGGCTCAACGTAAGAGTCTCTTCGTTTCGCTTATTGGCATTTTCA from uncultured Fibrobacter sp. includes these protein-coding regions:
- the lysS gene encoding lysine--tRNA ligase; the encoded protein is MAMQDMNDQVQARLAKLAKFKEMGIEAYPHKFNRTHDSKTLKENKEALMASGEEVAFAGRVVRFNRKGKMCFMHLKDRYGRLQVVCARDEVGEENYEIVKMTDLGDFIGVNGFMFETQTGEYSVHVKKVTMLSKAVRPLPVAKEKVDENGNKVVFNEFADVDTRYRQRYIDMALNDDVKDVFIKRFKILQAIREYLIEKGFIEVETPTLQPIYGGANARPFTTHHNACDMTLYLRVAPELYLKRCIVGGMEKVFEFSKNFRNEGMDRTHSPEFTGLEFYEAYADYNDMMVHFENIYERACIAANGTTKIDYQGKEIDFKAPWPRYSMIEAIEKFGGLKVNEMSDDDIKNKMEELGGHLDGEFSRGRGILELFELTVEDKLIQPTFIKDMPTESTPLCKKHRTIEGLIEQFEPYANGWELGNAYTELNDPIRQRELLEDQVRRGRGGEGETHPMDENFMHAIESGLPPTGGVGFGIDRMVMLLTNQQTIRDVQLFPLMKPESC
- the purB gene encoding adenylosuccinate lyase; translation: MRDQFESPLIKRYASKEMSFIFSPQYKFQTWRKLWIYLAESEMELGLPITQEQVDELKAHEKDINFEVAEEEEKRRRHDVMSHVYAYGVQCPKAKGIIHLGATSAFVGDNTDLIQMQQAMILVRKRLCRVMDKLSKFAMEYKDMAQLGATHFQAAQLTTVGKRACLWLQDMLIDLEELNFLIEVLPFRGVKGTTGTQASFMDLFNGDEEKIMELDRRVTAKAGFKRVLTITGQTYTRKWDNRVNQVLSSIAQSLHKFATDMRLMQGVKEVEEPFEKTQIGSSAMAYKRNPMRSERICSLARFVMAQVNSTAFTQATQWFERTLDDSANKRLAIPEAFLAMDAMLIIAENVTNGLVVYPKVIEKRIMAELPFMATENIIMEGVKNGGDRQELHEEIRVMSMEAGKVVKEQGKDNDLLERVLKNEKFQKLGITEEKLKEILDLRKFVGRAPGQVVKFVSEEVRPAIEAVPDWSNIDAGELKV
- a CDS encoding four helix bundle protein; its protein translation is MTNGYKDLVVWQRAMDVAVEAYRLTGNFPKEEMYGLSSQIRRAAVSIASNIAEGEGRKTNKEFYHFLGIALGSKSELETQIILSERVNLLKEPETVSIKKNLDNIGKMITALRRKLKKVGVES
- a CDS encoding GIY-YIG nuclease family protein; translated protein: MKPAVYILFNKPRGVLYTGVTNDLPKRMVEHKQRLHGFTAKYNVTKLGHCEYFQDIRDAILREKQIKAGNRKKKIELIESQNPEWKDLFENEF
- a CDS encoding RimK family protein, which translates into the protein MKKIIVVNNPKHWKFHIPEAEIVSAKDYLTNPEFTTQRSVRVFNLCRDYSYQSKGYYVSLLAEARGHKVIPNVKNIRDFKAPAVVKIISDDIDELIQKSLHKLTGTEFVLSIYFGQNVSAQYLELSQELYRIFQAPLLRAKFVFKQKWFIQSIRPISVDEIPETHKEMVDQFAIEYFEKTRYTSAKSEDYVYDLGILVNPDEVEPPSNKQAIHNFIEAAQDTGFRVELITKKDYHRVGEFDAIFIRETTNVNHHTYAFARRAQSEGIAVIDDPDSILRCSNKVYLQELMTVGKIPAPKTIIVHSENRHTLAKELGFPMVIKTPDSSFSLGVKKANNKEELEEILDTMFEHSDLLIAQEFTPTDFDWRIGILDGKPLYACKYYMAKNHWQIYNWDSKNKQGTCGKWDCLPIESVPHGIVKTALRVASLIGNGLYGVDLKEIHGHPVVIEVNDNPSIDHGIEDLVGKKKIYLTIMRSLRRRIEERMHAAQHKIHQHED
- a CDS encoding glutamate-cysteine ligase family protein, with protein sequence MTNYKIWERFGVEMEFMIVDRETLQVLPRADIPLGKDKDGNQLSDVEYDDIGLSNELVSHVLEFKCAHPKSTFDGLGKRFFHEIRRANKKLEKIGAMLLPSAAHPFMDPAEMQLWPYDCLDIYQTYDRIFNCKGHGWANLQSTHLNLSFDGDDEFGELHAAIRLLLPLIPAIAASSPYLDSKYTGFKDARIEVYRHNQDKVPEIAGLVIPEKAYTYDEYNTQIFDKVKKAIAPYDPEHLLNHFFLNSRGAIARFDRGAIEIRLVDIQECPNADIAIVELEIATLKAIASGKLANGKAPHTMKEYREFLRDFDTARLSEMLTQTSRDAEDTVIDWSEFLAVFGMEGSCTAGELWKHVFDAVKGDLTEVSRNIMEQMLARGTLSSALYRALGDTPSREDFVREYGKLAVCLAHNRLYGLN
- a CDS encoding radical SAM protein, which encodes MNLVLSLTERCNLRCTYCYYKVSHEARSLVMSNEIMEAAIRLAFERTLFLGQRFLNITFFGGEPLLCMDSVRRGVEFAKSLVAGRFGDEFVVGVGAAEKSSPKFRLRFAVNTNGTLLDDSIIEYLKRENFRIYLSLDGPEAHHNICRKQVGGAGSFKLIEPHIPALRKLDTVVLSVVTRENMRSLSDAVRWIQAQGLRNMTAAVDFDGKWTGEEFDVLAAEYVKMAGFWMELKRKKVPFYLGTIQDKLKFRLTGQRHRTSSCHVAEGIVACAANGNLFPCTRFISSKKDAPYIMGNVYDDPAKIFGGAVAQDVRDFFDRDKEDCKGCALRFRCHAHECACTSFYSTGNIHEVSPEVCTHERMLAAICDDAVSELTDVSGNN